One genomic segment of Methanothermococcus okinawensis IH1 includes these proteins:
- a CDS encoding 30S ribosomal protein S17, protein MRNIGIDVKSPENTCNDKDCPFHGNLPVRGQVFEGIVVSDKGHNTVVIKREIVSYIPKYERYEKRTATMVAHNPSCIGAKVGDKVKIAECRPISKTKSFVVVEKTELTE, encoded by the coding sequence CTCCTGAAAATACATGTAATGATAAAGACTGTCCATTCCATGGCAATTTGCCAGTAAGAGGACAGGTATTTGAAGGTATTGTGGTAAGTGATAAAGGACACAATACCGTTGTAATTAAAAGGGAGATTGTAAGCTATATACCAAAATATGAAAGATACGAAAAAAGAACAGCTACAATGGTTGCTCACAATCCATCATGCATAGGTGCAAAGGTTGGAGATAAGGTAAAAATTGCAGAGTGCAGGCCTATAAGCAAAACTAAGTCATTTGTAGTTGTTGAAAAAACAGAACTTACAGAATAA
- a CDS encoding 50S ribosomal protein L14, whose protein sequence is MKGFGSKVIRALPNGARLVCADNTGAKELEVIAVKNYKGVTRRLPAGGVGSMVFVSVKKGTPEMRKQVLPAIIIRQKKEYRRPDGSRVKFEDNAAVIVTPDGNPKGSEIKGPVAKEAAERWPGVSRLAKIIH, encoded by the coding sequence ATGAAGGGATTTGGTTCAAAAGTAATAAGAGCTCTGCCAAATGGAGCTAGGCTAGTCTGTGCGGATAACACCGGGGCAAAAGAACTTGAAGTAATTGCAGTTAAAAACTACAAAGGAGTTACTAGAAGACTGCCTGCTGGTGGAGTAGGGAGCATGGTTTTTGTTTCTGTTAAGAAAGGAACGCCTGAAATGAGAAAACAGGTATTGCCTGCTATTATCATAAGACAGAAAAAGGAATATAGAAGACCAGATGGTTCAAGAGTTAAATTTGAAGATAATGCTGCGGTAATTGTAACACCAGACGGAAATCCAAAAGGTTCGGAAATAAAAGGACCTGTTGCAAAAGAGGCAGCTGAAAGATGGCCTGGTGTATCAAGGCTAGCTAAAATAATTCACTAA
- the rplX gene encoding 50S ribosomal protein L24 has protein sequence MVLTNSKQPRKQRKALYNAPHHLRNRLMSSTLSKELKEKYNKNALPVRKGDVVKIMRGNFKNIEGEVSKVDYKSYKIYVEGAVNRKQDGKESPYPIHPSNVMIVKLDDSDERRFKFLKNE, from the coding sequence ATGGTTTTGACAAACTCAAAACAGCCAAGGAAACAAAGAAAAGCACTTTACAACGCTCCACATCATTTGAGAAATAGATTGATGTCATCAACGCTCTCAAAGGAGTTAAAGGAAAAATACAATAAAAATGCACTTCCTGTTAGAAAAGGAGATGTTGTAAAGATAATGAGAGGAAACTTCAAAAATATAGAAGGAGAAGTATCAAAAGTTGATTATAAATCTTACAAAATATATGTAGAAGGAGCAGTAAATAGAAAACAGGATGGAAAAGAATCTCCATATCCAATTCATCCATCAAATGTTATGATTGTTAAATTGGATGACTCAGACGAAAGGAGATTTAAATTTTTAAAAAATGAATAA
- a CDS encoding 30S ribosomal protein S4e produces the protein MASKGPKRHLKRLPAPTNWQLPRKVKKFTTRALPGPHSMDNSLPLLLIVRDILGYADNAREAKKIIKMGKILVDGVKRKEHRYPAGLMDVISIPDTNENFLVLLDEKGRITLKKTDKNDVKLCKIKNKTVIKGGHIQLNLHDGRNQIVKVSDATKAEEDIYKTGDCVLISIPEQEIVGHVQFGEGKLAYITGGKHAGDFAKIIEIEKRKLYPDIITLETKDGEQFKTIKDYVFVVGDEEPVLPSLKE, from the coding sequence ATGGCAAGTAAGGGACCTAAAAGACATCTAAAAAGATTACCCGCTCCAACAAATTGGCAACTTCCAAGAAAAGTTAAAAAATTTACTACCAGAGCTCTGCCAGGACCACATTCAATGGATAATTCATTGCCATTATTGTTGATAGTTAGGGATATTTTAGGCTATGCAGATAATGCAAGAGAAGCTAAAAAAATCATTAAAATGGGTAAAATATTAGTTGATGGCGTAAAAAGAAAAGAACACAGATATCCAGCAGGATTAATGGATGTAATTTCCATACCTGATACAAATGAAAACTTTTTAGTATTGCTTGATGAAAAAGGTAGAATTACCTTGAAGAAAACAGATAAGAATGATGTAAAATTATGCAAAATTAAAAATAAAACTGTGATTAAAGGCGGACATATTCAATTAAACCTTCATGATGGTAGAAACCAGATTGTAAAGGTTTCAGATGCTACAAAGGCAGAAGAGGATATCTATAAAACCGGAGATTGTGTTCTTATCTCAATCCCTGAACAAGAAATAGTAGGTCATGTCCAGTTTGGTGAAGGAAAATTGGCATATATTACTGGTGGAAAACACGCAGGAGATTTTGCAAAAATCATTGAAATAGAAAAGAGAAAATTATATCCTGATATTATTACCCTTGAAACAAAAGATGGAGAACAGTTTAAAACCATTAAAGACTATGTATTTGTAGTTGGCGATGAAGAACCTGTTTTACCATCATTAAAGGAATAA
- a CDS encoding 50S ribosomal protein L5 produces MTFQETWEKQPMRKPKIEKVTINMGVGESGDRLLTGAKVIEEITGQKPVRTLAKQTNPAFGIRKKLPIGLKVTLRGKKAEEFLKNAFIAFKASGKTLYSYSFDKRGNFSFGIPEHIDFPGQKYEPDVGIYGMDVCVTFEKPGYRVKRRKVKRNSLPEKHQVKKDEAIEYIKLNFGVDVVEEE; encoded by the coding sequence ATGACATTCCAAGAAACATGGGAAAAACAGCCTATGAGAAAACCTAAGATAGAGAAGGTTACCATCAATATGGGTGTAGGCGAAAGTGGAGATAGGTTGCTTACCGGTGCAAAAGTTATTGAAGAAATTACTGGTCAAAAACCTGTAAGAACACTGGCTAAACAAACTAACCCTGCATTTGGTATTAGAAAAAAACTTCCAATTGGTTTAAAAGTCACATTGAGAGGAAAAAAAGCAGAAGAATTTTTAAAAAATGCATTTATAGCATTTAAAGCATCTGGGAAAACATTATATTCCTATTCATTTGATAAAAGGGGAAACTTTTCATTCGGTATTCCAGAGCATATTGACTTCCCAGGCCAAAAATATGAGCCAGATGTCGGAATCTATGGTATGGATGTATGTGTAACCTTTGAAAAACCAGGATACAGAGTTAAAAGAAGAAAAGTAAAAAGAAACAGCCTTCCTGAAAAACACCAAGTTAAAAAAGATGAAGCTATTGAATACATAAAATTGAACTTTGGTGTTGATGTAGTAGAGGAAGAATAA
- a CDS encoding 30S ribosomal protein S14 has protein sequence MTKAPYKKKYGYGSKVCSRCGRKGPGIIRKYGLNLCRQCFRELAPKLGFKKYD, from the coding sequence ATGACAAAAGCACCATATAAGAAAAAATACGGATACGGTTCTAAGGTATGTTCAAGATGTGGAAGGAAAGGACCTGGAATCATTAGAAAATATGGATTGAACTTATGCAGACAGTGTTTTAGAGAATTAGCACCAAAATTAGGATTTAAAAAATATGATTAA
- a CDS encoding 30S ribosomal protein S8, whose amino-acid sequence MSLMDPLANALNHLSNCERVGKNVAYIKPASKLIGRVLKVMQDKGYIGNFEYIEDGKAGIYKVELTGHINKCGAVKPRYAVKKHEFEKFEKRYLPAKGFGLLIVSTPKGLMTHDEAKEQGLGGRLISYIF is encoded by the coding sequence ATGAGTCTAATGGACCCACTTGCGAATGCATTGAACCATCTATCCAACTGTGAAAGAGTGGGAAAGAATGTGGCATACATAAAGCCCGCCTCAAAACTCATAGGAAGAGTATTGAAAGTTATGCAGGATAAGGGATACATAGGAAACTTTGAATACATAGAAGATGGTAAAGCAGGAATCTATAAAGTAGAACTGACAGGACATATAAACAAATGTGGAGCAGTTAAGCCAAGATATGCTGTTAAAAAGCATGAATTTGAGAAATTTGAAAAAAGATATTTGCCTGCAAAAGGTTTTGGTTTATTGATTGTAAGCACACCAAAAGGATTAATGACCCATGATGAAGCTAAGGAGCAAGGCTTGGGTGGAAGATTGATATCATATATTTTCTAA
- a CDS encoding 50S ribosomal protein L6, giving the protein MPVAAIMREEIEIPDNVSVEINGNEVVVKSGGKELKRTLSFPNVSIKKEDNKIVIESLYPRKKQAAIIGTFASHINNMIKGVVDGFEYKLKIRYAHFPMKISVKGNEVIIDNFLGEKHPRKARIMEGVNVKVSGEDIIVSGIDKEKTGQTAANIEQATRVKGRDTRVFQDGIYIVEKAGKVL; this is encoded by the coding sequence ATGCCAGTTGCCGCTATAATGAGGGAAGAGATTGAAATACCTGACAATGTTTCTGTTGAGATAAATGGCAACGAAGTTGTTGTTAAATCAGGCGGAAAAGAACTTAAAAGAACACTTTCCTTCCCAAATGTAAGCATTAAAAAAGAAGATAATAAAATAGTTATTGAAAGTTTATATCCAAGAAAAAAACAGGCAGCAATTATCGGAACATTTGCATCCCACATCAACAACATGATAAAGGGCGTAGTTGATGGATTTGAATATAAATTGAAAATAAGATATGCTCACTTCCCTATGAAAATTAGTGTTAAAGGTAATGAAGTAATTATAGACAACTTTTTAGGTGAGAAACACCCAAGAAAAGCAAGAATTATGGAAGGAGTGAATGTCAAAGTGAGCGGTGAAGATATTATAGTTAGCGGAATAGATAAAGAAAAAACAGGACAGACCGCCGCAAACATTGAACAGGCAACAAGAGTTAAAGGAAGAGATACCAGAGTATTCCAAGACGGTATCTATATTGTAGAAAAAGCAGGGAAAGTGTTATAA
- a CDS encoding 50S ribosomal protein L32e, protein MSKKRLLRLKLKMKQKKPDFKRQEWFKCKRIGTSWRRPIGLHSGMRKQLKHRPAIVKIGYRAPALVRGLHPSGLEDVLIHNVKELEALNPETQGARVASTVGRRKKIEIVKRANELGIRLLNISNEKQEELLNITKEVSEEEIKEETEKETEE, encoded by the coding sequence ATGAGTAAAAAAAGGTTATTGAGATTAAAACTCAAAATGAAACAAAAAAAACCTGACTTTAAAAGGCAGGAATGGTTCAAGTGTAAAAGAATAGGCACAAGTTGGAGAAGACCCATAGGACTTCACAGTGGGATGAGAAAACAGTTGAAACACAGACCAGCTATTGTTAAGATAGGATACAGAGCTCCGGCTCTTGTAAGAGGATTGCATCCATCAGGTTTAGAAGATGTTCTCATCCATAATGTAAAAGAGTTGGAAGCATTAAATCCTGAAACACAAGGAGCTAGGGTGGCTTCAACTGTTGGCAGAAGAAAAAAGATAGAAATAGTAAAAAGAGCTAATGAATTAGGTATCAGATTATTAAATATTTCCAACGAGAAACAGGAAGAACTTTTAAATATTACTAAGGAAGTTTCAGAAGAGGAAATAAAAGAAGAAACCGAAAAAGAAACAGAAGAATAA
- a CDS encoding 50S ribosomal protein L19e, with amino-acid sequence MDISTQRRIAADVLDCGIDRVWIDPENLDKVKMAITKDDIRMLIKEGIIVKKQKKGISRARTQKLKEQKRKGKRKGPGSRRGAKGSRTPKKRKWINTIRPLRSMLKELREDETIERSTYRKLYRMAKGGAFRSKNHMKMYMKDHGLLAE; translated from the coding sequence ATGGATATATCAACCCAGAGGAGAATTGCCGCAGATGTGCTGGACTGTGGTATTGATAGAGTATGGATTGACCCTGAAAATTTGGATAAGGTCAAAATGGCTATTACCAAAGATGACATCAGGATGTTAATTAAAGAAGGTATTATTGTAAAAAAACAGAAAAAAGGAATAAGCAGGGCTAGAACTCAGAAATTAAAAGAACAGAAAAGAAAAGGTAAAAGAAAAGGCCCAGGTTCAAGAAGAGGGGCAAAAGGCTCTAGAACTCCTAAAAAAAGAAAATGGATAAACACCATAAGGCCTTTGAGAAGTATGTTAAAGGAGCTCAGGGAAGATGAAACAATTGAAAGAAGCACATATAGAAAATTATATAGAATGGCAAAAGGTGGAGCATTCAGAAGTAAAAACCACATGAAGATGTATATGAAAGACCATGGGCTTCTTGCGGAATAA
- a CDS encoding 50S ribosomal protein L18 translates to MAHSAKYRVPFRRRREGKTNYRLRLKLLLSKKPRLVVRKSLNNIVAQLVAYDEIGDKILVSAHSRELVKMGYKGHCGNIPAAYLTGLLLGKKALKEGYEEAVLDLGLQSATKGAAVFAILKGAVDAGMDIPHSDDILPEDERINGSHVKQYAKLLKEEDEEKYKKQFSKYLEKGLNPENLPEHFEEIKEKVLSL, encoded by the coding sequence ATGGCACATAGTGCTAAATATAGGGTCCCTTTTAGAAGAAGAAGGGAAGGAAAAACGAATTATAGATTAAGATTAAAATTGCTTTTATCAAAAAAACCAAGATTGGTTGTTAGAAAATCTTTAAACAATATAGTAGCTCAGCTTGTAGCTTATGACGAGATTGGAGATAAAATATTGGTTTCAGCTCATTCAAGAGAGCTCGTAAAAATGGGATACAAAGGACACTGTGGAAACATACCCGCTGCATACTTAACAGGACTTTTACTGGGTAAAAAGGCACTTAAAGAAGGTTATGAAGAAGCAGTTCTTGATTTAGGATTGCAAAGTGCTACAAAAGGAGCAGCTGTTTTTGCTATATTGAAGGGAGCAGTTGATGCAGGAATGGATATACCACACAGTGATGACATTCTTCCAGAAGATGAGAGAATTAATGGTTCTCATGTAAAGCAATATGCCAAGCTCCTAAAAGAAGAAGATGAAGAAAAATACAAAAAACAGTTTTCAAAGTATTTAGAGAAAGGATTGAATCCTGAAAATTTGCCAGAACACTTTGAAGAAATAAAGGAGAAGGTTCTCAGTTTATAA
- a CDS encoding 30S ribosomal protein S5, producing the protein MAAEKRFNVEAWEPKTQVGKMVKEGTITDMDYILDNGLPLLEPEIVDALLPDITEQVLDVSLVQRMHKSGRRARFRATVAVGNKNGYVGVGMGKAKEVGPAIRKAIAHAKLSLIRIRLGCGSWECGCGAPHSIPFTAKGSCASVKIELLPAPRGVGLVAGDVAKAVLGLAGIKDIWTKTFGDTRTTYNFAMATFDALKNLNFVRYLPEHKETLGINEGKVL; encoded by the coding sequence ATGGCAGCTGAAAAAAGATTTAATGTAGAAGCTTGGGAACCTAAAACCCAGGTAGGAAAAATGGTAAAAGAGGGGACCATTACTGATATGGATTATATTTTAGATAATGGTCTTCCTCTATTAGAGCCTGAAATTGTAGATGCATTACTTCCTGATATTACAGAACAGGTTTTAGATGTTTCACTTGTTCAGAGAATGCACAAATCAGGAAGAAGAGCAAGATTTAGAGCTACCGTTGCAGTAGGAAATAAAAACGGTTATGTTGGCGTAGGAATGGGTAAAGCAAAAGAAGTAGGGCCTGCAATTAGAAAAGCTATTGCTCATGCAAAATTATCATTGATTAGAATAAGATTAGGATGCGGTTCATGGGAATGCGGTTGTGGAGCACCTCATTCAATTCCATTTACTGCAAAAGGTTCCTGTGCAAGTGTAAAAATTGAGTTATTACCTGCACCAAGGGGAGTAGGTTTAGTGGCAGGAGATGTTGCAAAGGCAGTATTGGGTCTTGCAGGTATAAAAGATATCTGGACAAAAACATTTGGAGACACAAGAACAACATACAACTTTGCAATGGCTACATTTGATGCACTTAAAAACTTGAATTTTGTTAGATATCTGCCAGAACACAAAGAAACACTTGGAATTAACGAAGGTAAGGTATTGTAA
- a CDS encoding 50S ribosomal protein L30: MAYAVVRVRGSVGVRGDIADTLKMLRLHRVNHCVIVPNTETYKGMINKVKDYITYGEIDKDTLVKLILKRGRLPGNKRLNEEKVKELMDLSVEELAEKIVNDEILLKNTPLKPVFRLHPPRKGYDKAGIKRPFSVGGALGYRGDEINTLLEKMM; encoded by the coding sequence ATGGCTTACGCAGTTGTAAGGGTTAGAGGTAGCGTAGGTGTCAGAGGAGACATTGCAGATACCCTTAAAATGTTAAGATTACATAGGGTAAATCACTGTGTAATAGTTCCAAACACCGAGACATACAAAGGTATGATAAATAAGGTAAAGGATTATATTACCTACGGTGAAATAGATAAAGATACCCTTGTAAAATTGATATTGAAAAGAGGAAGATTGCCCGGAAATAAAAGACTAAATGAAGAAAAAGTTAAGGAATTGATGGATTTATCAGTAGAAGAGTTAGCTGAAAAAATCGTAAATGATGAAATCCTCTTAAAAAATACTCCATTGAAACCAGTATTTAGACTTCACCCTCCAAGAAAGGGATATGACAAAGCTGGTATTAAAAGACCTTTCTCAGTAGGCGGAGCTCTGGGGTACAGAGGAGATGAGATAAACACATTATTAGAGAAAATGATGTAA
- a CDS encoding uL15 family ribosomal protein — protein sequence MIRKSRKITKLRGSRTCGYGAAKKHRGAGHRGGRGLAGGHKHKWLHIVKYMPDHFGKYGFKRHPSLVKKLNTINLGDIDELVSKNKDAFEVEDGKIVVDVTAFEYEKVLGKGKLSCPMIIKAVEFSEGAKEKIESAGGEFVEL from the coding sequence ATGATAAGAAAAAGTAGAAAAATCACAAAGTTAAGAGGAAGTAGAACCTGTGGATACGGTGCTGCTAAAAAGCACAGAGGCGCAGGTCATAGAGGAGGTAGAGGTTTGGCAGGAGGTCATAAACACAAATGGCTTCACATAGTCAAATACATGCCAGACCACTTTGGAAAATATGGATTTAAAAGACATCCAAGTTTGGTTAAAAAATTAAATACCATTAACTTGGGAGATATTGACGAATTAGTATCCAAAAACAAGGATGCATTTGAAGTTGAAGATGGAAAAATTGTTGTTGATGTAACAGCATTTGAATATGAAAAAGTTCTTGGAAAAGGTAAATTATCCTGTCCAATGATTATAAAAGCAGTGGAATTCTCAGAAGGAGCAAAAGAAAAAATAGAATCTGCTGGTGGAGAGTTTGTTGAATTGTAA
- the secY gene encoding preprotein translocase subunit SecY encodes MVIHLEEFLHKIRPILEYIPEVKRPERDITFKEKLKWTGMVLVLYFIMGTIDVYTGGAQIPPVFEFWQTVTASKMGTLITLGIGPIVTAGIIMQLLVGSEIIKLDLSIPTNRAMFQGLQKLFAIFMCFIEAIMFVGAGAFGPLSPLLMLVLVLQLAIGAILLIYLDEIVSRYGIGSGIGLFIAAGVSQTIFVGTFGPDGYLWKFFNALMQGSLGTALEFILPILGTIVVFFIVVYAESMRVEIPLAHGRVRGAVGKYPIKFVYVSNLPVILTVALFANIQLWGMFLEKMGFPILGHYVNGRAADGLAYYFSTPYGLTSVISDPLHAIFYTIMMMVFCVIFGIFWVETSGLDAKSMAKRLGSLDMAIKGFRKSTKSIEQRLKRYIKPITVMSSVFIGLLAAGANFTGALGGGTGVLLTVSIVYRMYEQLVQEQVSELHPALAKLLKK; translated from the coding sequence ATGGTGATACATTTGGAGGAATTTCTTCATAAAATAAGACCTATACTTGAATATATCCCAGAAGTGAAGAGACCTGAAAGGGACATAACATTTAAAGAAAAGTTGAAATGGACAGGAATGGTTCTTGTATTGTATTTTATTATGGGAACAATTGATGTATATACAGGAGGAGCTCAGATTCCACCAGTCTTTGAATTCTGGCAAACTGTGACTGCATCTAAAATGGGAACATTGATTACATTAGGTATTGGGCCTATTGTTACCGCAGGAATTATCATGCAGCTTTTGGTCGGCTCTGAAATTATAAAATTGGATTTATCCATTCCAACCAATAGGGCAATGTTTCAGGGACTTCAAAAATTATTTGCAATATTTATGTGTTTCATAGAAGCCATAATGTTTGTTGGTGCAGGTGCATTTGGTCCATTATCGCCACTTCTAATGTTGGTATTGGTTCTTCAATTGGCAATAGGAGCCATACTCTTAATATATCTTGATGAGATAGTTTCAAGGTATGGTATTGGTTCAGGTATTGGTCTTTTCATTGCTGCGGGAGTTTCCCAAACAATATTCGTAGGGACTTTTGGTCCAGATGGATACCTGTGGAAATTCTTCAATGCCCTTATGCAAGGTTCTTTGGGAACTGCATTGGAATTCATACTGCCAATACTGGGAACAATAGTGGTATTCTTTATAGTAGTATATGCTGAAAGTATGAGGGTAGAGATTCCACTTGCACATGGAAGAGTAAGAGGTGCCGTAGGTAAATACCCTATAAAATTTGTATATGTATCAAACCTACCTGTTATTCTTACAGTAGCATTATTTGCAAATATCCAATTATGGGGCATGTTCCTTGAAAAAATGGGATTCCCAATATTGGGACATTATGTAAATGGTAGGGCAGCAGATGGTTTAGCATATTATTTCTCCACACCTTATGGATTAACAAGCGTAATTTCTGACCCATTACATGCCATATTTTACACAATAATGATGATGGTATTTTGTGTAATTTTTGGGATATTCTGGGTTGAAACATCAGGTCTTGATGCAAAATCTATGGCAAAAAGACTTGGAAGTCTTGACATGGCAATTAAAGGATTTAGAAAAAGCACAAAATCTATAGAGCAGAGATTAAAAAGATATATAAAACCTATTACTGTTATGAGCTCAGTATTTATAGGACTACTTGCAGCAGGTGCTAATTTCACAGGAGCTCTTGGTGGAGGAACTGGGGTTTTGCTTACAGTTTCCATAGTTTATAGAATGTATGAACAGCTTGTTCAAGAACAGGTTTCAGAGTTGCATCCTGCACTTGCAAAGTTGTTAAAAAAATAG
- a CDS encoding MraY family glycosyltransferase has translation MLEHCLNIYFLGVLCLLCFICSYIFTRIYISKMINYKYGIDLHKREKTKVPEMGGIVPVSLSALIISIFNPIISSVLLMSGIIGIYDDLYKLSPYKKLILLGLIGIPIGYLLFGFNIFKIILLVLAISISSNLTNMLAGFNGLEIGLGVISAFFLGIVLLLNGDYYGFEIVMIFLSSYFGFFILNRYPAKIFPGDVGTLSIGAFLATIAIWRNVILEFIIIMLPYIIDAFLKYYSAGVTKRENHTPTVLGEDGKLHVKGGYLSLPRIILKKKPMKEYNIVIVLWSISIFFGILAVLFNRIINY, from the coding sequence ATGCTTGAACATTGTTTAAATATTTATTTTTTAGGTGTTTTATGTTTATTATGTTTTATATGCTCATACATTTTCACAAGAATTTATATCTCTAAGATGATTAATTACAAATACGGTATTGATTTACACAAGAGAGAAAAAACCAAAGTGCCTGAAATGGGGGGAATTGTCCCTGTATCTTTAAGCGCTCTGATAATATCTATTTTTAACCCCATAATATCATCGGTTTTATTAATGTCTGGAATCATAGGCATATATGATGATTTATATAAATTATCTCCTTATAAAAAGCTTATACTGCTTGGATTAATTGGTATTCCCATAGGTTATTTATTATTTGGTTTTAACATATTTAAGATAATACTACTTGTTTTAGCCATATCGATATCTTCAAATCTAACAAATATGTTGGCTGGATTTAATGGATTAGAAATAGGTTTAGGTGTGATTTCAGCATTTTTTTTAGGTATTGTTTTGCTGTTAAATGGAGATTATTATGGTTTTGAGATTGTTATGATATTTTTATCGTCATATTTTGGATTTTTCATACTCAATAGATACCCTGCAAAGATATTCCCAGGGGATGTTGGGACATTATCTATTGGAGCATTTTTAGCTACAATAGCTATATGGAGAAATGTTATTTTAGAATTCATTATCATTATGCTACCATATATTATTGATGCTTTTCTGAAATATTATTCAGCAGGAGTCACTAAGAGAGAAAACCATACTCCAACAGTATTGGGAGAAGATGGGAAGCTCCATGTTAAAGGTGGCTATTTATCACTTCCCAGAATTATATTAAAGAAAAAACCTATGAAAGAGTATAATATTGTAATTGTATTGTGGAGTATATCTATATTTTTTGGGATATTGGCGGTTTTATTCAATAGAATAATTAATTATTAA